The Lujinxingia vulgaris genome includes a region encoding these proteins:
- a CDS encoding NAD-dependent epimerase/dehydratase family protein — protein sequence MTTLITGGTGFLGRHLIDQLLAAGQTDLRVLTRRHNAELEALGVAQVEGSLDDADALKEAVRGVTRVYHLAGLVERDRTQAHRMYALHVEGTRRLFDALLASDTDIEKVVVASTSGTVGVSRDASFVADDTSPYTESVVRDWPYYLSKIYQERVCVDYQKRHDLPVVLMRPTLLLGPGDWRESSTGDVVLFMKRKVPGVMPGGLSVVDVRDTAAAFIAAMERAEPGSSYLLGAGNLTLAAFFDHLADITGLSAPRLPVPGPLAKLGGKLLSALQEAGAPAGDLDAASVEMARHFWYIDSSRAKDELGFDPRPITLTLRDTVQWIREHHPDFAGTSSHREEPPAEWVPAETLEYARELRRKAGVES from the coding sequence ATGACCACACTCATCACCGGCGGAACCGGCTTTCTGGGCCGACACCTCATCGACCAGCTTCTGGCCGCAGGCCAGACGGACCTTCGCGTGCTCACACGACGCCACAACGCCGAGCTCGAAGCGCTGGGCGTGGCGCAGGTAGAAGGCAGCCTCGACGACGCCGACGCCCTCAAAGAGGCGGTCCGAGGTGTAACCCGGGTCTACCACCTGGCAGGGCTTGTGGAGCGCGACCGCACCCAGGCCCACCGCATGTACGCCCTGCACGTCGAGGGCACCCGCCGGCTTTTTGATGCGCTCCTGGCCAGCGACACCGACATCGAGAAAGTCGTTGTGGCCTCGACCAGCGGCACTGTCGGAGTGAGCCGCGACGCCTCGTTTGTGGCCGATGATACCAGCCCCTACACCGAATCTGTGGTCCGCGACTGGCCCTACTACCTCTCCAAGATCTACCAGGAGCGGGTATGCGTGGATTACCAGAAGCGCCACGACCTGCCCGTGGTGCTGATGCGCCCCACCCTGCTGCTGGGCCCCGGCGACTGGCGCGAGAGCTCCACCGGTGACGTCGTGCTCTTCATGAAGCGAAAAGTTCCCGGAGTGATGCCCGGCGGGCTCTCGGTGGTGGACGTGCGCGACACGGCCGCGGCCTTCATCGCGGCGATGGAGCGCGCCGAGCCCGGCTCAAGCTACCTGCTGGGCGCGGGCAACCTCACGCTGGCGGCCTTTTTCGATCATCTGGCCGACATCACCGGGCTGAGCGCCCCTCGCCTCCCGGTGCCCGGCCCGCTCGCGAAGCTCGGGGGCAAGTTGCTGAGCGCGCTCCAGGAAGCCGGCGCGCCGGCCGGCGACCTCGACGCGGCCAGCGTCGAGATGGCCCGTCACTTCTGGTACATCGACAGCAGCCGCGCCAAAGATGAGCTGGGCTTTGACCCGCGCCCCATCACCCTCACATTGCGCGACACCGTGCAGTGGATCCGGGAGCATCACCCGGACTTTGCAGGCACCTCCTCGCACCGAGAGGAGCCCCCGGCCGAGTGGGTGCCCGCCGAGACGCTTGAGTATGCCCGGGAGCTGCGACGCAAAGCCGGCGTTGAGAGCTGA